One window from the genome of Dyadobacter sp. CECT 9275 encodes:
- a CDS encoding SPOR domain-containing protein — MSERRNRWAIVLLAAGIILSGCSRKPAASSSASTYNEDLSRVRPKYEYKEPPVKKKSEEIQQEGKPKADTNPGKSLSVNKKLEAVLDTMVSQNKSIKYINGFRIQIYVGNVRQEADAAKSYVYQVFPDLNPYMSYTQPTYRVKVGDFMYRSDAEQYLEQIREQYSSATILADRVEIKKSLMLNSSYEN; from the coding sequence ATGTCGGAGAGAAGAAATAGATGGGCAATTGTTCTGCTTGCTGCTGGCATCATACTTTCCGGCTGTAGCAGAAAGCCTGCAGCTTCTTCCTCTGCATCAACGTATAACGAAGATCTTTCCAGGGTAAGGCCCAAGTACGAATACAAGGAACCACCGGTAAAGAAAAAGTCAGAAGAGATTCAGCAGGAAGGAAAGCCCAAGGCAGATACCAATCCCGGCAAGTCCCTGAGCGTGAATAAAAAGCTGGAGGCAGTGCTGGATACGATGGTCAGCCAGAATAAGTCCATTAAATACATTAACGGCTTTCGTATTCAGATTTATGTAGGAAATGTGCGTCAGGAGGCCGATGCTGCCAAGTCGTACGTTTATCAGGTTTTCCCCGATCTTAACCCCTATATGTCCTATACCCAGCCCACCTACCGGGTTAAAGTGGGTGATTTTATGTACCGTAGCGACGCCGAACAGTACCTTGAACAGATCCGGGAGCAGTATTCCTCAGCCACCATTCTGGCCGACAGGGTAGAAATAAAGAAAAGTTTAATGCTGAATTCCTCCTATGAGAATTGA
- the gmd gene encoding GDP-mannose 4,6-dehydratase, with product MKKALITGITGQDGAYLAELLLSKGYEVHGIKRRSSLFNTQRIDHIYEDPHEKNPKLHLHYGDLSDSTNIIRIIQEVQPDEIYNLGAMSHVQVSFEEPEYTANVDGIGTLRILEAVRLLGLTEKTRIYQASTSELYGLVQEVPQSERTPFYPRSPYAVAKLYGYWITVNYREAYNMYAVNGILFNHESPLRGETFVTRKITRAVARIALGLQDKIYLGNLDAQRDWGHAKDFVEAMWLILQQETPEDFVIATGVTTRIREFVRMAFAEVGVELEFTGTGVDEVGKVLKCNNPDYKLEIGKEVVAVDPRYFRPTEVELLIGDPTKSMTKLGWKPKYDLKALVNDMVTSDLALFKKDRLLESSGHRVPNYYE from the coding sequence ATGAAAAAGGCTTTAATCACTGGTATAACCGGACAAGATGGTGCTTACCTGGCCGAATTACTCCTGAGCAAGGGTTATGAAGTCCATGGGATCAAGCGGCGGAGTTCGCTTTTTAACACGCAGCGGATTGACCATATTTATGAAGATCCTCATGAAAAAAATCCAAAGCTTCACCTGCATTATGGTGATCTGAGCGACTCCACCAACATTATCCGGATCATCCAGGAAGTGCAGCCCGACGAGATCTATAACCTTGGGGCTATGTCACACGTACAGGTTAGTTTCGAAGAGCCGGAATATACCGCTAATGTGGATGGCATCGGTACGCTGAGGATACTTGAAGCCGTGAGACTTCTGGGTTTAACGGAAAAAACACGTATTTACCAGGCGTCAACATCCGAACTCTATGGGTTAGTTCAGGAGGTACCTCAGTCTGAGCGCACGCCGTTTTATCCACGCTCTCCCTACGCCGTTGCTAAACTATATGGTTATTGGATCACTGTAAATTACCGTGAGGCATATAACATGTATGCGGTGAATGGAATTTTGTTCAATCACGAGTCGCCTCTGCGCGGAGAGACTTTCGTTACGCGTAAAATCACACGTGCCGTTGCAAGGATTGCACTGGGTTTGCAAGACAAAATTTACCTGGGAAATCTGGACGCACAGCGCGACTGGGGCCATGCTAAAGATTTTGTGGAAGCGATGTGGCTGATTCTGCAGCAGGAAACACCGGAAGACTTTGTGATCGCAACCGGTGTGACGACCCGCATCCGGGAGTTTGTCCGCATGGCATTTGCAGAAGTAGGCGTTGAACTTGAGTTTACCGGCACAGGTGTTGACGAGGTAGGAAAAGTACTGAAATGTAACAATCCGGATTACAAACTTGAAATCGGGAAAGAAGTGGTGGCTGTAGACCCCCGTTATTTCCGCCCGACAGAAGTTGAACTACTGATCGGTGATCCGACCAAATCCATGACAAAACTTGGCTGGAAACCTAAGTATGATCTTAAAGCGTTGGTGAACGATATGGTCACCTCTGACCTGGCCTTGTTCAAAAAAGACAGGCTTCTGGAAAGCAGCGGACACAGGGTCCCCAACTATTACGAATAG
- a CDS encoding thioredoxin family protein gives MKVFKKLILSFTLAAAVLSAAEAREEGKRKETKAEKGIQFTSGNWASILKKAKAEKKVIFFDAYTTWCGPCKMLQKNVFTRADVAEVFNKNFINVKFDMESGEGPMLAEKYPLQGYPTLFFIDPDGKLVKEVIGYQNPETLIKIAKKIPRQSSSI, from the coding sequence ATGAAAGTTTTTAAGAAGTTGATATTATCCTTTACGCTTGCCGCTGCGGTATTATCAGCAGCAGAAGCCCGCGAGGAAGGCAAAAGGAAGGAAACCAAAGCAGAAAAGGGCATTCAGTTTACTTCGGGCAACTGGGCTTCCATTCTGAAAAAAGCGAAAGCAGAAAAAAAGGTTATTTTTTTTGACGCATACACAACCTGGTGCGGGCCCTGCAAGATGCTCCAGAAAAATGTTTTCACCCGCGCTGACGTAGCGGAGGTTTTCAACAAGAATTTTATAAATGTGAAGTTTGATATGGAGAGTGGCGAAGGACCTATGCTGGCTGAGAAATATCCTTTGCAGGGCTACCCGACACTTTTTTTTATAGATCCTGACGGGAAGCTCGTGAAAGAGGTGATTGGGTATCAGAATCCGGAAACTTTGATTAAAATAGCGAAGAAAATTCCCAGGCAGTCTTCCTCCATCTGA
- the yihA gene encoding ribosome biogenesis GTP-binding protein YihA/YsxC: MKIQDAKYVMSNSDYRKCPSPDIPEYAFIGRSNVGKSSLINMLTGKKSLAKTSQQPGKTQLINHFIINGSWYLVDLPGYGYAKVSKVERDKWEKMIHDYLFQRTSLVCTFVLVDIRHSALATDLDFMQKLGEEGVPFHIIFTKADKLKAYQITTAVEAYKKKLEEIWEEVPPMFVTSAEKNEGSEPILKTIETYNASFQKSE, translated from the coding sequence ATGAAAATACAGGATGCCAAATATGTTATGAGCAATTCCGATTACCGGAAATGCCCTTCCCCTGACATCCCCGAATATGCCTTCATTGGGCGTTCAAATGTGGGAAAGTCTTCGCTGATCAACATGCTGACAGGAAAAAAATCTCTGGCCAAAACTTCTCAGCAACCAGGCAAAACGCAGCTGATCAACCATTTCATCATCAATGGAAGCTGGTATCTGGTCGATTTGCCCGGGTATGGTTATGCCAAAGTGAGTAAAGTGGAGCGGGACAAATGGGAGAAAATGATTCATGATTATCTTTTCCAGCGTACCAGCCTTGTCTGCACGTTTGTCCTTGTCGATATCAGGCATAGTGCTCTGGCCACCGATCTTGACTTTATGCAGAAATTAGGGGAAGAGGGCGTTCCTTTCCATATTATTTTCACAAAAGCCGACAAGCTGAAAGCTTATCAGATTACCACCGCCGTAGAGGCCTACAAAAAAAAACTGGAAGAGATCTGGGAGGAAGTACCGCCCATGTTTGTAACCTCAGCTGAAAAAAACGAAGGTAGCGAGCCCATTTTGAAGACAATAGAAACTTATAACGCGTCGTTTCAAAAATCGGAATAA
- a CDS encoding DUF5606 family protein, with amino-acid sequence MSEKTETTGIDLLKEVANVSGKSGLYRILKPSRAGVIVESLDEKREKTLIGPTARVSVLKDVSIFTDGEQESVALADVFLKIREAHGEEISLQVKTASDKELIEFLNHILPEFDRSKVYVSDIKKIITWYNLLSKYIPELFVAAAEEEELAEKPEASEASEEKA; translated from the coding sequence ATGAGTGAAAAAACAGAGACGACCGGAATAGATTTGTTAAAGGAAGTTGCCAATGTGTCTGGTAAAAGTGGTTTGTACCGCATTTTAAAACCAAGCCGTGCAGGAGTTATTGTTGAAAGCCTGGATGAAAAACGTGAAAAAACCCTGATTGGACCCACTGCACGCGTTTCGGTGTTAAAGGATGTATCCATTTTTACCGACGGTGAACAGGAATCTGTTGCGCTGGCAGACGTGTTCTTAAAAATCCGGGAAGCACATGGAGAGGAAATAAGTCTGCAGGTTAAAACGGCGTCGGACAAGGAACTGATAGAATTCCTGAACCATATCCTGCCTGAATTTGACAGGTCAAAAGTTTATGTTTCGGATATCAAAAAAATCATCACCTGGTACAATTTGTTATCCAAATATATCCCTGAATTATTTGTGGCGGCAGCAGAGGAGGAGGAATTGGCCGAAAAGCCGGAAGCGTCAGAAGCATCCGAAGAAAAAGCCTGA
- the deoC gene encoding deoxyribose-phosphate aldolase: protein MNLAPYIDHTLLSPVVRETDIRKICEEAWIHQFKAVCVAPSYVAYTVEMLEFCPVKIEIATVVGFPMGYALTGTKIKEAETALKQGATELDVVMNLSQFKSMAYLSVREELQMLSKLVHDHHAIIKIVIETAYLDSFELHTACEICTEANADFVKTSTGFAPTGAEVETVRKMRDILPPHIQIKASGGIRTYEQAKSFMEAGAERIGTSSGVAIVTQA from the coding sequence ATGAACCTTGCTCCCTACATCGATCATACCCTTTTATCTCCGGTTGTCCGCGAAACGGATATCAGAAAGATCTGTGAAGAGGCATGGATTCATCAGTTTAAGGCGGTTTGCGTTGCTCCGTCTTATGTTGCTTACACCGTAGAAATGCTGGAGTTTTGCCCTGTTAAAATCGAAATAGCAACAGTGGTTGGTTTTCCAATGGGATACGCTCTTACGGGAACGAAAATAAAAGAGGCCGAAACGGCTTTGAAGCAAGGGGCAACGGAACTGGATGTCGTCATGAATTTATCACAATTTAAATCCATGGCCTATCTGAGCGTAAGAGAGGAGCTTCAGATGCTCTCGAAACTGGTACATGACCATCATGCGATTATCAAAATAGTGATTGAAACCGCCTATCTGGACTCATTTGAGCTACATACCGCCTGTGAGATCTGTACGGAGGCCAATGCCGATTTTGTGAAAACTTCCACCGGCTTTGCGCCCACGGGTGCAGAAGTTGAAACGGTACGGAAGATGCGGGATATCTTACCACCCCACATTCAAATCAAAGCCTCCGGCGGAATCAGAACTTATGAACAGGCAAAGTCCTTCATGGAAGCCGGGGCTGAGCGTATCGGTACCTCCTCGGGTGTAGCCATTGTAACACAGGCATGA
- a CDS encoding glycosyltransferase, with the protein MKTRVLLLSTVHPSCDPRIVYKIAPSLAQQYQVFCCLPEARQLDENPEINMIRLPHFRSLLFRLLFSHTILLWKCVRLKPGIVHVFVPELIPIAFIFKWLGAVVIYEVQENLYKKFSIKQYNNGKGFQALFKYFDQLARKRFFFIFTEHSYPEDYNDLKYPSAVVHNYVSLPFIDQYTHKRPLSDPPVFFYCGVLSIERCFDVMIEAFARLKSDIPDFTVHLFGPLRFTMAEAEQLPGFNLVRNHLNFYGYTDLRIALRYAEGATAGIALLKPVADYLDSYTTKLFEYMAMELPVLTSDFPLYRTVVEAARCGYCISPYSAELLAEKLLYLFNRKNEALVMGQNGRNAVEERYNWLSEEKILLSFYQKAEKRTFS; encoded by the coding sequence ATGAAAACGCGCGTTTTATTGTTAAGCACCGTACATCCGTCTTGCGATCCGCGCATTGTTTATAAAATTGCCCCGTCACTTGCGCAACAATACCAGGTTTTCTGCTGCCTGCCGGAGGCACGGCAGCTGGACGAAAATCCGGAAATAAACATGATCCGCCTGCCACACTTCCGAAGTCTGCTGTTCCGGTTATTATTTAGTCACACTATTTTGCTTTGGAAGTGTGTACGGTTAAAGCCGGGGATTGTTCATGTTTTTGTGCCAGAACTTATTCCCATCGCCTTTATCTTTAAATGGCTGGGAGCTGTTGTTATTTATGAAGTGCAGGAAAATCTGTATAAAAAGTTTTCGATCAAGCAATACAATAACGGGAAAGGTTTTCAGGCACTTTTCAAGTATTTTGATCAGCTGGCCAGAAAAAGGTTTTTTTTTATTTTTACCGAACACAGTTATCCCGAGGACTACAATGACCTGAAGTACCCCAGTGCCGTTGTCCATAATTACGTTTCATTGCCTTTTATTGACCAATACACGCACAAAAGGCCGTTGTCGGATCCGCCCGTTTTTTTCTACTGTGGCGTGTTATCGATCGAAAGATGTTTTGATGTCATGATTGAGGCTTTTGCCAGGTTAAAATCCGACATTCCTGATTTCACGGTGCATCTTTTTGGCCCGCTCAGGTTTACAATGGCCGAAGCAGAGCAGCTCCCCGGTTTTAATCTGGTACGTAACCATTTGAATTTTTATGGTTATACAGATTTGCGAATTGCACTGAGATATGCGGAAGGCGCAACGGCAGGCATTGCATTGCTAAAACCGGTGGCCGATTATCTGGATTCCTATACAACCAAGTTGTTTGAGTACATGGCAATGGAACTTCCGGTACTTACTTCCGATTTTCCATTGTACCGGACAGTTGTTGAAGCAGCGCGATGCGGGTATTGTATTTCACCATACAGTGCGGAACTGCTTGCGGAAAAACTCCTTTACCTTTTTAACCGGAAAAACGAAGCCTTAGTCATGGGACAAAACGGAAGAAATGCGGTAGAGGAGCGCTATAATTGGCTGTCAGAAGAGAAAATACTGCTGTCGTTTTATCAAAAAGCAGAAAAACGAACATTTTCCTAA
- a CDS encoding 3-oxoacyl-ACP synthase III family protein, which yields MYINTISHYFPSQVIGNEYFTQLNNLSTEWIAERTGIYERRKAGEGENTSTMAIAAVDLLLENIPYSKNEIDLIVGATYTPYDTIVTLAHAVQHHIQIPDIPVLSLSTACSSFLNAIEIVEGYFAMGKASKALVVVSDHNTAYYNEMDTVSGHLWGDGASALLISKERQTATDMVIKKLITGGAATSGKAVEAVVLRPNDKGVVMPFGRDVFQNACVYMPKVSQQVLQACGLTIDDLDYLIPHQANHRISLNVINTLGIPVEKLISNIQYLGNTGSAGCAIALSENRDKFKKGENIVITVFGGGYSYGAMLITI from the coding sequence ATGTATATTAATACAATAAGCCATTATTTTCCAAGCCAAGTAATTGGCAATGAGTATTTTACACAACTCAACAACCTTTCAACCGAGTGGATTGCAGAACGTACCGGGATTTACGAGCGCCGTAAAGCAGGAGAGGGGGAGAATACCTCGACAATGGCCATCGCGGCGGTCGATTTATTGCTGGAAAATATTCCTTACAGCAAAAATGAAATAGATCTGATTGTAGGCGCCACCTACACCCCTTATGATACCATCGTAACGCTTGCACATGCTGTACAGCACCACATACAGATTCCGGACATTCCGGTACTGAGCCTTTCAACAGCCTGTTCGTCCTTTCTGAATGCCATCGAAATTGTGGAAGGGTACTTCGCCATGGGAAAAGCCAGCAAAGCATTGGTGGTAGTATCGGACCATAACACGGCTTATTATAATGAGATGGATACCGTTTCGGGCCACCTCTGGGGAGACGGTGCTTCGGCCTTGCTGATATCCAAAGAGCGGCAGACAGCAACCGATATGGTCATCAAAAAACTAATTACCGGTGGCGCTGCAACAAGCGGAAAAGCGGTGGAAGCGGTGGTACTGCGTCCTAATGACAAGGGCGTGGTGATGCCCTTTGGCCGCGACGTATTCCAGAATGCCTGTGTGTATATGCCCAAAGTAAGCCAGCAGGTATTACAAGCCTGCGGGTTGACGATAGACGACCTTGACTACCTCATACCGCACCAGGCCAACCACAGGATCAGCCTGAATGTGATCAATACACTAGGGATTCCGGTTGAAAAACTAATATCCAACATTCAGTACCTGGGCAATACCGGCTCTGCCGGTTGTGCCATTGCCTTGTCTGAGAATAGGGATAAATTTAAAAAAGGCGAGAATATAGTCATTACTGTTTTTGGCGGAGGGTATTCCTACGGTGCAATGCTGATCACCATCTGA
- a CDS encoding M1 family metallopeptidase, producing MKISKISLGTLALCLMSFSASFSQEAEKGKYDAHVLFHPLFNFQPGSEYRSGGGAPGPKYWQNRADYHINVALNEKEGTVNGEVEISYKNNSPEDLEFLWLQLDQNAFNDASRGGKTTAVSGGRFGNMGFDGGNAIKSVSVQQGKEKAVDASYIINDTRMQIRLVTPVKAGGDVIKIKIGYTFKVPEYGSDRMGTLETKNGIVYEMAQWYPRMSVFDDIEGWNVLPYLGAGEFYLEYGNFEYNVTVPWDHIVVGSGELLNPNEVLTADQRKRLADAAKSDQTVMIRTEEEVKSTASRPKQSGTLTWKFRCLQARDVAWASSRSFVWDAARINLPGGKTALAQSVYPAEDGGTDGWGRSTEYVKGCIEFYSNYVHEYTYPVATNVAGIVGGMEYPGIVFCSSKSRKEELWGVTDHEFGHNWFPMIVGNNERKYAWMDEGFNTFINFLSGDNFNNGEYKDTRLNDLHRVAPIIFRPKADPIMTIPDVVQAQNLGWEAYYKPALGLRMLREQVLGKERFDYAFKMYVKRWAFKHPTPYDFFRTMEDAAGEDLGWFWKGWFFENYKLDQSVKDVAYIEQNPQKGSLITIENLSQWAMPARVDIEEVNGKKTRIELPVEIWQRGGSWTFKAATTQPIRTVTIDPDNNLPDIDPENNVWKPYKITDQEIN from the coding sequence ATGAAAATTTCAAAAATCAGCTTAGGTACTCTGGCTTTATGTTTAATGAGTTTCTCGGCTTCGTTTTCCCAGGAGGCGGAGAAAGGCAAGTATGATGCGCATGTACTTTTCCACCCGTTGTTTAATTTTCAGCCTGGCAGCGAGTATCGCAGCGGGGGTGGGGCACCTGGGCCCAAGTACTGGCAGAACCGGGCAGACTATCATATCAACGTGGCACTGAATGAAAAGGAGGGAACGGTAAATGGAGAAGTTGAGATCAGTTATAAAAATAATAGCCCGGAAGACCTCGAATTTCTCTGGCTCCAGCTGGACCAGAATGCCTTTAATGATGCGTCACGCGGAGGAAAAACAACCGCGGTTAGTGGCGGACGTTTCGGAAACATGGGTTTTGATGGGGGAAATGCCATTAAGTCGGTATCGGTTCAGCAAGGGAAAGAAAAGGCTGTTGATGCCAGTTATATCATTAATGACACCAGAATGCAGATCCGCCTTGTTACGCCGGTGAAAGCGGGAGGGGATGTGATCAAAATAAAAATAGGATACACGTTCAAGGTTCCCGAATATGGCTCCGACCGGATGGGTACCCTCGAAACCAAAAACGGCATTGTTTATGAAATGGCCCAATGGTATCCCCGCATGTCTGTTTTTGATGATATTGAAGGCTGGAACGTTTTGCCATATCTGGGCGCCGGAGAGTTTTATCTGGAATATGGTAATTTTGAATACAATGTAACTGTTCCCTGGGACCACATCGTGGTGGGGTCTGGAGAACTGCTGAATCCTAACGAAGTGTTGACGGCGGACCAAAGAAAGCGGCTGGCAGATGCTGCAAAGAGTGACCAGACGGTGATGATCAGAACGGAGGAAGAAGTAAAAAGCACAGCCAGCCGTCCAAAACAATCGGGAACACTCACATGGAAGTTCAGGTGTTTGCAGGCAAGGGACGTTGCCTGGGCAAGTTCCAGATCGTTTGTCTGGGATGCTGCCAGGATTAATCTGCCTGGAGGAAAAACGGCGCTGGCGCAATCAGTTTATCCTGCTGAGGATGGAGGTACCGACGGATGGGGAAGATCTACGGAGTATGTAAAAGGCTGCATTGAATTTTATTCGAATTATGTGCACGAATATACCTATCCGGTTGCCACCAACGTGGCGGGGATAGTGGGAGGAATGGAATATCCCGGAATTGTTTTCTGCAGCAGCAAAAGCCGTAAGGAAGAGCTGTGGGGCGTTACGGATCATGAATTCGGGCACAACTGGTTTCCGATGATCGTGGGTAATAATGAGCGGAAATATGCGTGGATGGACGAAGGCTTTAATACTTTTATCAATTTTCTGTCCGGCGATAATTTTAACAACGGCGAATACAAGGATACCCGGCTGAATGATCTTCACCGGGTTGCACCCATTATTTTCCGGCCCAAAGCGGATCCCATCATGACCATTCCCGATGTGGTGCAGGCGCAGAACCTGGGTTGGGAAGCTTATTACAAACCAGCCCTCGGCCTGAGAATGTTACGGGAACAGGTACTGGGTAAGGAGCGTTTTGATTATGCCTTCAAAATGTATGTCAAAAGATGGGCGTTCAAGCATCCTACACCTTATGATTTTTTCAGAACGATGGAAGACGCCGCTGGCGAGGATCTGGGCTGGTTTTGGAAAGGCTGGTTTTTTGAAAATTACAAACTTGACCAAAGTGTAAAGGATGTGGCATATATTGAGCAGAATCCGCAGAAGGGCTCTTTGATAACCATCGAAAATTTAAGCCAGTGGGCTATGCCTGCCCGGGTGGATATTGAGGAAGTAAACGGGAAAAAAACCAGGATTGAATTACCGGTGGAAATTTGGCAGCGCGGTGGTTCATGGACTTTTAAAGCGGCTACCACCCAGCCAATCCGTACCGTCACTATTGATCCGGATAATAATCTTCCCGACATTGACCCGGAAAACAATGTGTGGAAGCCTTATAAAATAACCGATCAGGAGATTAATTAA
- the meaB gene encoding methylmalonyl Co-A mutase-associated GTPase MeaB: MHHRLSVDEFIRGITAADRVILGRAVTLIESSLETDRHLADQLMVGILPFTGKSLRLGITGIPGVGKSTFIEALGKVITQSGHKLAVLAIDPSSARSGGSIMGDKTRMEKLSQDPNAFIRPSPAGNSLGGVARTTRETILLCEAAGYEIILVETVGVGQSETLVKGMTDVFVLLMLAGAGDEIQGIKRGIMEMVDLLVLNKADGDNKAKTLAAVADLSNALHLFPRATSGLEPKVMPCSALTGEGIQELWGLLQEYQNITTTGGFFGDNRKRQNTDWMHDYIRNALEEMFYHNPAVKQKLAMIEKEVLDGKAVPFHAAQTLLDLYAQNKNR; encoded by the coding sequence ATGCACCATCGCCTTTCCGTCGACGAATTTATCCGGGGTATTACAGCGGCAGACAGGGTTATACTAGGCCGGGCAGTAACGTTAATCGAAAGTTCACTGGAGACAGACCGGCACCTGGCCGACCAGCTTATGGTGGGAATTCTTCCGTTTACAGGAAAGTCGTTGAGGCTAGGGATTACAGGTATCCCCGGCGTGGGAAAAAGCACCTTTATCGAAGCGCTTGGAAAAGTGATTACACAGTCTGGTCATAAGCTCGCGGTATTGGCGATAGACCCCTCCAGCGCCCGTTCGGGAGGAAGTATTATGGGTGATAAAACCCGCATGGAAAAATTATCCCAGGATCCGAATGCGTTTATCCGTCCTTCACCAGCAGGAAACTCCTTGGGCGGGGTGGCCCGCACCACGCGTGAAACCATACTATTATGTGAAGCGGCCGGATATGAAATTATCCTGGTTGAAACCGTCGGCGTGGGACAATCGGAGACGCTGGTAAAAGGTATGACGGACGTATTCGTGTTACTCATGCTGGCAGGAGCAGGTGATGAAATACAGGGTATCAAGCGCGGAATTATGGAAATGGTGGACTTGCTGGTCCTCAACAAAGCCGACGGCGACAACAAAGCCAAAACTCTTGCAGCAGTTGCAGATTTGAGCAATGCCCTGCATCTGTTCCCACGAGCAACCTCCGGACTTGAACCTAAGGTTATGCCCTGTTCCGCCTTAACAGGAGAAGGAATTCAGGAATTGTGGGGGCTGCTGCAGGAATATCAGAACATTACAACCACCGGCGGTTTTTTCGGGGATAACCGAAAAAGGCAGAATACGGATTGGATGCATGACTATATCCGTAATGCCCTGGAAGAAATGTTCTATCACAACCCCGCTGTGAAGCAAAAGTTAGCGATGATTGAAAAAGAAGTGCTGGACGGGAAAGCAGTACCCTTTCATGCGGCCCAAACGCTGCTTGATCTTTATGCCCAAAATAAAAACCGATGA
- a CDS encoding lipocalin-like domain-containing protein, whose amino-acid sequence MQLIKKLRILSVLALLVTFAIVSCKDKDDDTTPEDKNEIVGSWKLTSVAPETAGTTIPALAAIPTYAPCYLDLVFVFTSQNKVTVSGCDAAITLLSVSGYITVGSETTWKVTGDKLVLTNGSTNQELTIKQNGDQMSIIINTATSGPAVNAVLLFKRQ is encoded by the coding sequence ATGCAATTGATTAAAAAACTCAGGATATTATCAGTACTCGCTTTATTGGTCACTTTCGCGATCGTTTCCTGCAAAGACAAAGATGACGATACCACTCCGGAAGATAAAAACGAAATCGTAGGCAGCTGGAAACTGACTTCCGTGGCACCTGAAACAGCAGGTACAACCATCCCCGCACTGGCTGCTATCCCTACCTACGCGCCTTGTTATCTTGATCTGGTTTTTGTTTTTACCTCACAAAACAAGGTTACCGTAAGTGGCTGTGATGCGGCCATTACCTTGCTGAGTGTAAGCGGATATATTACTGTGGGATCCGAAACAACCTGGAAAGTCACCGGCGATAAACTGGTACTGACCAACGGATCTACCAACCAGGAACTGACGATCAAACAAAACGGAGATCAGATGTCCATTATCATCAACACTGCTACCAGCGGCCCTGCAGTAAATGCGGTCTTGTTGTTCAAGAGACAGTAA